In bacterium, the following proteins share a genomic window:
- the prfB gene encoding peptide chain release factor 2 (programmed frameshift) translates to MKEIVDRLDAALARLATLKEGLDFDRLQSELRELEAKQAAPGFWNDQEEVGRVVGRIRTLKQWTAPMMAAMARAEDLQVFVELAAEAGDEETVAEVGAGVTELEKAVEKIDFQFLLSGEADERGAVLEIHPGAGGTESQDWAQMLLRMYTRYIEASGWKSQTLDLQAGEEAGIKTAVIEIDAPFAFGYLKSETGVHRLVRISPFDAQKRRHTSFASVFVYPLVEDDISVEIDPGDLRVDTYRAQGAGGQHVNKTDSAIRITHEPTGIVVSCQSERSQHRNRESAMTMLKAKLYARAMEERQREKDAVEATKMDIAWGSQIRSYVLQPYTKVKDHRTDFETGNSTGVLDGDLDGFIDAFLRWQGSRNR, encoded by the exons GTGAAGGAGATCGTCGACCGCCTGGACGCCGCGCTGGCCCGCCTGGCCACCCTCAAGGAGGGGCTT GACTTCGACCGCCTGCAGTCCGAGCTGAGGGAGCTCGAGGCGAAGCAGGCCGCGCCCGGCTTCTGGAACGACCAGGAGGAGGTCGGCCGCGTCGTCGGCCGCATTCGCACGCTGAAGCAGTGGACGGCGCCGATGATGGCCGCCATGGCGCGGGCCGAGGATCTGCAGGTATTCGTCGAGCTGGCCGCCGAGGCCGGCGACGAGGAGACGGTGGCCGAGGTCGGCGCCGGCGTCACCGAACTCGAGAAGGCCGTCGAGAAGATCGACTTCCAGTTCCTGCTCAGCGGCGAGGCCGACGAGCGCGGGGCCGTGCTGGAGATCCACCCCGGCGCGGGCGGCACCGAGAGCCAGGACTGGGCGCAGATGCTGCTGCGCATGTATACACGCTACATCGAGGCTTCCGGCTGGAAATCGCAGACGCTGGACCTGCAGGCGGGCGAGGAAGCCGGGATCAAGACGGCGGTGATCGAGATCGACGCCCCGTTCGCGTTCGGGTACCTGAAATCGGAGACCGGTGTGCACCGGCTCGTGCGCATTTCGCCGTTCGACGCTCAGAAGCGGCGGCATACCTCGTTCGCCTCGGTCTTCGTCTATCCGCTGGTCGAGGACGATATTTCCGTCGAGATCGATCCGGGCGACCTGCGCGTGGACACCTACCGCGCCCAGGGGGCCGGTGGCCAGCACGTGAACAAGACGGACAGCGCCATCCGCATCACCCACGAGCCCACGGGCATCGTGGTCTCGTGCCAGAGCGAGCGCAGCCAGCACCGCAATCGCGAGAGCGCGATGACGATGCTCAAGGCCAAGCTGTACGCGCGGGCGATGGAGGAGCGGCAGCGCGAGAAGGACGCCGTCGAGGCGACGAAGATGGATATCGCCTGGGGCAGCCAGATCCGTTCCTATGTCCTTCAGCCCTACACCAAGGTGAAGGACCACCGGACCGACTTCGAGACGGGCAATTCGACCGGCGTGCTGGACGGCGACCTGGACGGTTTCATCGACGCGTTCCTGCGCTGGCAGGGATCCCGCAACCGCTGA
- the lysS gene encoding lysine--tRNA ligase gives MRELGRSVDLYPYAYERTHTSAQVREQEAALTEAGAVVRVPGRIMTKRGTGKTIFAPVQDEWGRIQAYFKLDVLGEERFQRILKLIDIGDWIGVEGTLFRTRTGELTIQVTDFTFLAKAVRPLPEKYHDLSLELKSRRRHLDLVMNQESRDRFKKRSAIIAEIRAFFAGEEFLEVETPVLQPLYGGATARPFTTHHNALDTTLYLRIADELYLKRLIVGGLERVYEIAKDFRNEGMDRTHNPEFTMLECYAAWWDYHHMMDLTERLLRRLALRFGNEGVLAYGGHELDFNRPFRRLRFMDALAEQTGTDLMALDDAQVIEVARRHGIEPRKGMGRDKILDALFGELVEPGLVQPTFVMDHPKELSPLAKAHRKTPGLVERFELFCAGFEVANSFSELNDPFEQRRRFEAQKALADAGDEEAQQLDEEFLQAMEQGMPPTGGMGMGVDRLVMLLADTNNIRDVLLFPAMRPERAGGEG, from the coding sequence ATGCGCGAGCTGGGACGCTCGGTCGATCTCTACCCGTACGCCTACGAACGCACGCACACAAGCGCGCAGGTGCGCGAGCAGGAAGCTGCTCTCACGGAAGCCGGCGCCGTGGTGCGCGTGCCCGGCCGCATCATGACCAAGCGCGGCACGGGCAAGACCATCTTCGCCCCGGTGCAGGACGAGTGGGGCCGTATCCAGGCGTATTTCAAGCTGGATGTACTCGGTGAGGAGCGCTTCCAGCGCATCCTGAAGCTGATCGACATCGGCGACTGGATCGGCGTCGAGGGCACGCTGTTCCGCACACGTACGGGCGAACTGACGATCCAGGTGACGGACTTCACCTTCCTGGCCAAGGCGGTGCGGCCGCTGCCGGAGAAGTACCACGACCTGAGCCTCGAGCTGAAGAGTCGCCGTCGGCACCTCGACCTCGTGATGAACCAGGAAAGCCGCGACCGCTTCAAGAAGCGCAGCGCGATCATCGCCGAGATCCGCGCCTTCTTTGCCGGCGAGGAGTTCCTGGAAGTCGAGACCCCCGTCCTGCAGCCGCTGTACGGCGGCGCCACGGCACGCCCGTTCACGACGCATCACAACGCGCTGGATACCACGCTGTACTTGCGCATCGCCGACGAGCTCTACCTCAAGCGCCTGATCGTGGGCGGCCTCGAGCGCGTCTACGAAATCGCCAAGGACTTCCGCAACGAGGGCATGGACCGCACGCACAACCCCGAGTTCACCATGCTCGAGTGCTATGCGGCGTGGTGGGACTACCATCACATGATGGACCTGACCGAGCGCCTGCTGCGGCGCCTGGCCCTGCGTTTCGGCAACGAGGGCGTGTTGGCCTACGGCGGGCACGAGCTCGACTTCAACCGCCCGTTCAGGCGCCTGCGCTTCATGGACGCCCTGGCCGAGCAGACGGGGACCGACCTGATGGCGCTCGATGACGCGCAGGTGATCGAGGTGGCTCGGCGGCACGGCATCGAGCCGCGCAAGGGCATGGGCCGCGACAAGATCCTCGACGCCCTGTTCGGCGAGCTGGTGGAACCCGGGCTCGTGCAGCCGACCTTCGTCATGGACCACCCCAAGGAACTGTCACCGTTGGCCAAGGCGCACCGGAAGACGCCCGGCCTGGTCGAGCGGTTCGAGCTCTTCTGCGCCGGCTTCGAGGTTGCCAACAGCTTTTCCGAGCTGAACGACCCGTTCGAGCAGCGGCGGCGGTTCGAGGCGCAGAAGGCGCTGGCCGACGCCGGCGACGAGGAAGCCCAGCAGCTGGACGAGGAATTCCTGCAGGCCATGGAGCAGGGCATGCCGCCCACCGGCGGCATGGGCATGGGCGTCGATCGCCTGGTAATGCTCCTGGCCGACACGAACAACATCCGCGACGTGCTCCTCTTCCCCGCCATGCGCCCCGAGCGGGCGGGCGGCGAAGGCTAG
- a CDS encoding ABC transporter permease, with translation MRFATYIAQRYLRSRRHSRFLSRGSVTAIVGIAIGVAVLNITLAVMNGFHSEMRRTFVENMPMISIITSRPEGFGPLGAVMDSVAAVPEVVGVAPFIRQEVLVSSPRTVGPPRPQAAVVWGVEPDLVDTVQPLSTYLRPDPAILAALDGGSVPRVILGTELAANVYAAIGDTVILTSVNEELDLQDIRAVSERFVVVGFFETGMYEFDSRFVYGGREAIGAFLGYPADGASLLGVKVADLMRADRVAGALGDKLGRDFYATDWMALNQNLFQWIKLEKIIMVLLLGMIILIAGFNIIGILTMMVGERRREIGILLAMGARRGQVMGIFLLNGLWLGAVGIVCGSAVGLAGIWFLDAYGVRLPGDVYFVDRIPVLLQWTDFVLIAGVSLVMALLAGMWPSWEASNLEPMDIIRYT, from the coding sequence ATGCGCTTCGCCACCTACATCGCGCAGCGCTACCTGCGCAGCCGCCGGCACAGCCGGTTCCTCAGCCGTGGCAGTGTCACCGCCATCGTCGGCATCGCGATCGGCGTGGCGGTGCTGAACATCACCCTGGCGGTGATGAACGGCTTCCACTCCGAGATGCGCCGTACCTTCGTCGAGAACATGCCGATGATCTCGATCATCACCAGCCGCCCGGAGGGCTTCGGCCCGCTCGGGGCGGTGATGGACAGCGTGGCTGCCGTGCCCGAAGTGGTGGGCGTGGCCCCGTTCATCCGGCAGGAGGTGCTGGTCTCGTCGCCGCGGACGGTGGGGCCGCCGCGGCCGCAGGCGGCCGTGGTCTGGGGAGTCGAACCCGACCTGGTCGACACGGTGCAACCGTTGAGCACCTACCTGCGCCCGGATCCCGCGATCCTCGCCGCACTGGACGGAGGCTCGGTACCGCGCGTGATCCTCGGCACCGAACTGGCCGCCAACGTCTACGCAGCCATCGGCGACACCGTGATCCTCACCTCGGTGAACGAGGAACTCGACCTTCAGGATATCCGCGCGGTCAGCGAGCGCTTTGTCGTAGTCGGGTTCTTCGAGACCGGCATGTACGAATTCGACAGCCGCTTCGTCTACGGCGGCCGCGAGGCGATCGGCGCCTTCCTGGGTTATCCTGCCGATGGCGCCTCGCTGCTGGGCGTCAAGGTGGCCGACCTGATGCGCGCCGACCGCGTCGCCGGGGCGCTGGGCGACAAGCTCGGGCGCGATTTCTACGCCACCGACTGGATGGCCCTCAACCAGAACCTCTTCCAGTGGATCAAGCTGGAGAAGATCATCATGGTGCTGCTGCTGGGGATGATCATCCTCATTGCCGGCTTCAACATCATCGGCATCCTGACCATGATGGTCGGTGAACGGCGCCGCGAGATCGGCATCCTGCTGGCGATGGGCGCCCGGCGTGGCCAGGTGATGGGCATCTTCCTGCTCAACGGGCTGTGGCTCGGCGCCGTGGGTATCGTCTGCGGGAGCGCCGTGGGCCTGGCCGGCATCTGGTTCCTCGACGCCTACGGGGTGCGATTGCCGGGCGATGTCTATTTCGTGGACCGCATCCCGGTGCTCCTGCAGTGGACGGATTTCGTGCTGATCGCGGGAGTGAGCCTGGTGATGGCGCTGCTGGCCGGCATGTGGCCGAGCTGGGAAGCGTCGAACCTCGAGCCGATGGACATCATCCGCTACACCTGA
- a CDS encoding ABC transporter ATP-binding protein produces MSVLLEACNLHKSFRRAESTVEVLRGVDFRLEPGGTAAITGRSGSGKSTLLNILGGLDTPTSGQVLVDGQPLASDQRRARELWRARGVGFVFQFHFLLPDFTALENLLVPVRSLGPVTDADRGRALSFLEAMGLADRANHLPGEMSGGEQQRVAVARAFMNRPRVVLADEPFGNLDAEIGARLGDLLFSLHRQENVGLVLVTHDQALAARASARWRLVEGRLTATEGAVA; encoded by the coding sequence ATGTCCGTACTGCTGGAAGCCTGCAACCTGCACAAGTCGTTCCGCCGCGCCGAGAGCACGGTGGAGGTGTTGCGCGGCGTCGACTTCCGGCTCGAGCCGGGCGGCACGGCGGCGATCACCGGTCGCAGCGGCAGCGGCAAGAGCACGCTGCTGAACATCCTCGGCGGGCTCGACACGCCCACTTCCGGTCAGGTGCTGGTGGACGGCCAGCCGCTGGCCTCGGACCAGCGGCGCGCCCGCGAACTCTGGCGCGCGCGTGGCGTGGGCTTCGTCTTCCAGTTCCATTTCCTGTTGCCCGACTTCACCGCGCTGGAGAACCTGCTGGTGCCGGTGCGGAGCCTGGGCCCGGTCACGGATGCCGACCGCGGGCGCGCGCTTTCCTTCCTCGAGGCGATGGGTCTGGCTGACCGGGCCAACCACCTGCCCGGCGAGATGTCCGGCGGCGAGCAGCAGCGGGTGGCGGTGGCGCGCGCGTTCATGAACCGGCCACGCGTGGTCCTGGCGGACGAGCCGTTCGGGAACCTCGACGCCGAGATCGGGGCGCGCCTCGGCGACCTCCTGTTCTCGCTGCACCGGCAGGAGAACGTGGGCCTGGTGCTCGTCACGCACGACCAGGCGCTGGCAGCCCGGGCCTCCGCGCGCTGGCGGCTGGTGGAAGGGCGCCTGACGGCGACGGAGGGGGCAGTGGCATGA
- a CDS encoding UvrB/UvrC motif-containing protein yields MKCHRCGQREATVHWLEISGETRHSVWLCADCAAPGEREPVTSPGPEPLVSFLGRGLGSVGGVPSVCAVCGTTIDDVRRDNRLGCGACYTSFKSTLLPLLARFHRHVSHVGKVPGGGRPSSRLAEITRLRLSLTKAVAAEEFERAASLRDRLRALEDGTDSDARAGS; encoded by the coding sequence ATGAAGTGCCATCGTTGCGGACAACGCGAGGCCACGGTGCACTGGCTGGAGATTTCCGGCGAGACGCGGCACAGTGTCTGGTTGTGCGCCGACTGTGCGGCGCCCGGCGAGCGAGAGCCGGTGACGTCCCCGGGGCCGGAGCCCCTCGTTTCGTTCCTGGGCCGCGGTCTCGGCAGCGTGGGCGGCGTGCCGAGCGTCTGCGCGGTCTGCGGAACCACCATCGACGACGTGCGGCGCGACAATCGCCTGGGCTGCGGCGCCTGTTACACGTCGTTCAAGTCGACGCTGTTGCCCCTGCTGGCGCGGTTCCATCGGCACGTGTCTCATGTCGGCAAGGTGCCGGGCGGCGGCCGGCCCTCGTCGCGGCTCGCGGAGATCACGCGGCTGCGCCTGAGCCTGACCAAGGCCGTTGCTGCCGAGGAGTTCGAGCGGGCAGCATCGCTGCGCGACCGGCTGCGCGCCCTCGAGGACGGCACGGATTCCGATGCGCGGGCCGGCTCATGA
- the bamA gene encoding outer membrane protein assembly factor BamA, which translates to MPDLFASARPRLLALVLACVLSLPAAVSIAAEEAVPAAGMPAATEAATTIKAIDVVGALTVGPRQVLAWSGLSEGAVMTTDLASEAIRKLFATGKFADVFVYRQDEPDGVRLVINLREFPRVRSVTFRGNDKVKEKDLREAFPVTIGQFSNPAAVRRDLQPLRDLYYEKGYYNIEAHTDSTRVDGSNMQDLVVTLVEGRQVKVESISFTGLVNLKEDDLRGAMKQGTTGFLRSGSFKKKQFEEDQERLVTWCRNQGYLDATVTGTQLNFREDRERLDIVVEVSEGEQYFVGDVRWQGNTVLDDLAVADRVLLQKGRVFKEDEYLQTLDDLQQVYADQGYIYITVEPKRELDGRNVNVTFSFLEGRPANIRDITVSGNTKTHDNVILRELTIFPGDTFSNTRIRSTMRDIFQTGFFEDVQPDIQPTPDGDVDMDLKVKEKQTGQFMFGMSYSAETAASGFIQVAETNFRGKGQNLGFTWQFGTRRRYLDISFTEPWFRGTPTLVGVDIFDRFQYNYDDFYESRVRGFNARLGRRIPGTRFSRVGLRYEWSQTRLDNFSASYVKYLDDLERSLGTSDLPWQRLDRIDWPQSKSSIQVSFNRNSTDSPFFPTQGSKTSYTFEYAGGPLGGRIEFQEHMLQHSFYNKLPGGFALHLRGFFGLIHGLNSADGVPDWERYRLGGNRRLPLRGYKDLEVVPRGNPSFIGGRCFSIFNTEILYPLTPAVHLLTFLDMGDVWNSFSQADLGDLRKGAGFGIRVEVPMMGNIGFDYGYGFDRAGGPAWEPHFTIGNFF; encoded by the coding sequence TTGCCAGACTTGTTCGCTTCCGCGCGCCCACGGCTGCTGGCACTGGTGCTGGCCTGCGTGCTGTCGCTGCCGGCTGCCGTGTCGATCGCTGCCGAGGAGGCAGTGCCGGCTGCGGGCATGCCCGCTGCGACTGAAGCCGCGACGACGATCAAGGCCATCGACGTTGTCGGCGCACTGACCGTCGGGCCCCGCCAGGTCCTGGCGTGGTCGGGCCTGTCCGAAGGCGCGGTCATGACGACCGACCTGGCCAGCGAGGCCATCCGCAAGCTTTTCGCCACCGGCAAGTTCGCCGACGTCTTCGTCTACCGGCAGGACGAGCCCGACGGCGTGCGCCTGGTCATCAACCTGCGCGAGTTCCCGCGGGTGCGCAGCGTCACCTTCCGCGGCAACGACAAGGTGAAGGAGAAAGACCTGCGCGAGGCCTTCCCGGTCACCATCGGCCAGTTCTCGAATCCCGCCGCCGTCCGTCGCGACCTGCAGCCGCTGCGCGACCTTTATTACGAGAAGGGCTACTACAACATCGAGGCGCACACCGACTCGACGCGTGTCGACGGCAGCAACATGCAGGACCTGGTCGTTACCCTGGTCGAGGGGCGTCAGGTGAAGGTGGAGAGCATCTCCTTCACCGGGCTCGTCAACCTGAAGGAAGACGACTTGCGCGGGGCGATGAAGCAGGGCACCACCGGGTTCCTGCGCAGCGGCTCGTTCAAGAAAAAGCAGTTCGAGGAGGACCAGGAGCGCCTGGTCACCTGGTGTCGCAACCAGGGCTACCTGGATGCCACGGTTACCGGCACGCAGCTCAATTTCCGCGAGGATCGCGAGCGCCTGGACATTGTCGTCGAGGTGAGCGAGGGCGAGCAGTACTTCGTCGGCGACGTGCGCTGGCAGGGCAATACGGTGCTCGACGACCTGGCCGTTGCCGACCGCGTCCTGCTCCAGAAGGGCCGGGTCTTCAAGGAGGACGAGTACCTCCAGACGCTCGACGACCTGCAGCAGGTCTACGCCGACCAGGGCTACATCTACATCACGGTCGAGCCCAAGCGCGAACTGGACGGCCGCAACGTCAACGTCACGTTCAGCTTCCTCGAGGGACGGCCGGCGAACATCCGCGACATCACCGTGTCGGGCAACACCAAGACGCACGACAACGTGATCCTGCGTGAACTGACCATTTTCCCGGGCGACACCTTCAGCAACACGAGAATCCGTTCGACGATGCGCGACATCTTCCAGACGGGATTCTTCGAGGACGTGCAGCCGGACATCCAGCCGACACCCGACGGCGACGTCGACATGGACCTGAAGGTCAAGGAGAAGCAGACCGGCCAGTTCATGTTCGGCATGTCCTACAGCGCTGAGACGGCGGCCAGCGGCTTCATCCAGGTGGCGGAGACCAATTTCCGCGGCAAGGGCCAGAACCTCGGCTTCACCTGGCAGTTCGGCACGCGGCGGCGCTACCTGGACATCAGCTTCACCGAGCCCTGGTTCCGCGGGACGCCGACGCTGGTGGGCGTCGATATTTTCGACCGCTTCCAGTACAACTACGACGACTTCTACGAGAGCCGCGTTCGCGGGTTCAATGCGCGGCTCGGGCGGCGCATCCCGGGCACCCGGTTCAGCCGCGTGGGCCTGCGCTACGAATGGTCGCAGACCCGGCTCGACAACTTCAGCGCCTCGTACGTGAAGTACCTGGACGACCTCGAGCGGTCGCTCGGCACCAGCGACCTGCCGTGGCAGCGTCTCGACCGCATCGACTGGCCGCAGTCCAAGAGCAGCATCCAGGTGTCGTTCAACCGGAACTCGACCGACAGCCCGTTCTTCCCGACCCAGGGTTCGAAGACGAGCTACACCTTCGAGTACGCCGGCGGCCCGCTCGGCGGCCGGATCGAGTTCCAGGAGCATATGCTCCAGCACTCGTTCTACAACAAGCTGCCCGGCGGTTTCGCGCTGCACCTGCGCGGGTTCTTCGGCCTGATCCACGGTCTCAATTCGGCCGACGGCGTGCCGGACTGGGAGCGCTACCGGCTGGGCGGCAACCGGCGCCTGCCGCTGCGCGGCTACAAGGACCTCGAGGTGGTGCCGCGCGGCAACCCGAGCTTCATCGGCGGCAGGTGCTTCTCGATCTTCAACACGGAGATCCTCTATCCCTTGACCCCGGCCGTCCATTTGCTCACTTTCCTGGACATGGGGGATGTCTGGAACAGCTTCTCCCAGGCCGACCTGGGCGACCTGCGCAAGGGCGCCGGGTTCGGCATCCGGGTCGAGGTTCCCATGATGGGCAATATCGGGTTCGACTACGGTTACGGCTTCGACCGGGCCGGTGGTCCGGCCTGGGAGCCACACTTCACGATCGGCAACTTCTTCTAG
- a CDS encoding OmpH family outer membrane protein, translated as MKRTKMTRLALVAGFLLAATVAQAADPRPLAIIDSQRIAEEYEAARDAQEQYQKFIKELEREVADKEKALTALMEEIDSQKLLLGQEALATKTQQFERQRAEYFQFRETIDQRAEAEYKTRIQPILDQVKTIVERLGKERNYGLILDSAAVSVLYVNPEFDLTNDVLQALVRGDK; from the coding sequence ATGAAGCGGACCAAGATGACGCGCCTGGCCCTGGTGGCGGGCTTCCTGCTGGCGGCGACGGTCGCGCAGGCGGCCGATCCCCGGCCCCTGGCGATCATCGACTCGCAGCGGATCGCCGAGGAATACGAGGCGGCGCGCGACGCCCAGGAGCAGTACCAGAAGTTCATCAAGGAGCTCGAGCGCGAAGTGGCCGACAAGGAAAAGGCCCTGACGGCGCTGATGGAAGAGATCGACAGCCAGAAGCTGCTGCTCGGCCAGGAAGCGCTCGCGACCAAGACCCAGCAGTTCGAGCGCCAGCGCGCCGAGTACTTCCAGTTCCGCGAGACGATCGACCAGCGTGCCGAGGCCGAGTACAAGACGCGGATCCAGCCGATCCTCGACCAGGTCAAAACGATCGTCGAGCGTTTGGGCAAGGAGCGCAACTACGGGCTGATCCTCGACTCGGCGGCCGTTTCCGTTCTCTACGTGAACCCCGAATTCGACCTGACCAACGATGTCCTGCAGGCCCTCGTCCGCGGCGACAAGTAG
- the lpxD gene encoding UDP-3-O-(3-hydroxymyristoyl)glucosamine N-acyltransferase, whose product MAWTPLRLSEVAALLGGHLRPGADPHVTGAASLADAGPDDLSFVTGADRLGEAQRSAAGAFLVPPGLALDRPAIEVDRPYEAFARFLARLLPDPDRLYPPGVHPTAVVHPTASVGAASVGPYCVIGAGAEVGSGCRLGPHVTVGCDARLGRDCVLHAHVTVREGCRLGERVIVHAGTVIGADGFGYLPGPRGQLKIPQVGIVEVGDDVELGALVTIDRATTGRTVIGAGSKLDNQVHVAHNVHIGRSCALSAQTGIAGSCVLGDGVITGGQVGIADHLTIGDGARIGAQAGVIKDVPKGATVFGYPALDFQESFRITAAMRRLPAALGRLRSLEHRLTGSPAPGAGQDARNDQNDQPNREK is encoded by the coding sequence GTGGCTTGGACGCCGTTGCGGTTGAGCGAAGTGGCGGCACTACTGGGCGGGCATCTTCGCCCGGGAGCGGATCCGCACGTCACCGGCGCGGCCTCCCTCGCGGACGCCGGTCCGGATGACTTGAGCTTCGTGACCGGCGCCGACCGGCTGGGGGAGGCGCAGCGCAGTGCCGCCGGCGCCTTTCTCGTGCCGCCGGGACTGGCTCTCGACCGGCCCGCGATCGAGGTCGACCGGCCCTACGAGGCCTTCGCGCGCTTCCTGGCGCGCCTGCTGCCGGACCCGGACCGCCTGTATCCCCCGGGCGTGCACCCGACCGCAGTGGTGCATCCGACGGCTTCGGTCGGCGCGGCTTCCGTCGGGCCGTACTGCGTGATCGGCGCCGGCGCCGAGGTCGGCTCGGGGTGTCGGCTGGGCCCGCATGTGACGGTCGGTTGCGACGCGCGGCTGGGCCGCGATTGTGTGCTGCATGCGCACGTCACGGTGCGCGAAGGCTGCCGGCTGGGCGAGCGCGTGATCGTGCACGCAGGCACGGTGATCGGGGCCGACGGCTTCGGCTACCTGCCCGGGCCCAGGGGCCAGCTGAAGATCCCGCAGGTGGGCATCGTCGAAGTGGGCGATGACGTCGAACTCGGCGCCCTGGTGACGATCGACAGGGCCACGACCGGCCGCACGGTCATCGGGGCCGGGTCGAAGCTGGACAACCAGGTGCACGTGGCGCACAACGTCCACATCGGGCGCAGCTGCGCCCTCAGTGCGCAGACGGGCATTGCGGGCAGCTGCGTCCTCGGCGACGGTGTGATCACCGGCGGGCAGGTCGGCATCGCCGACCACCTGACGATCGGCGACGGTGCGCGCATCGGGGCCCAGGCCGGCGTGATCAAGGACGTGCCGAAGGGTGCCACGGTGTTCGGCTACCCGGCACTCGATTTCCAGGAATCGTTCCGTATCACGGCAGCCATGCGACGGCTGCCGGCGGCCCTCGGCCGGCTGCGGTCGCTGGAACACCGGCTGACCGGCAGTCCGGCGCCCGGGGCGGGACAGGACGCCCGGAACGACCAGAACGACCAACCGAACCGGGAGAAGTGA
- the lpxC gene encoding UDP-3-O-[3-hydroxymyristoyl] N-acetylglucosamine deacetylase, producing the protein MLWLQRTVDSEVTIEGVGLHSGAPARMTFQPAPVNTGLVFVVPGPGGDTRIPALVEHAVAAADLVRATTLQHEGVTVHTVEHVLAALYGMGVTNCVIRLEGGEPPVMGCASSLPYVEMLDRAGLRDQGLPATYHKITRPASLTLGEASLSVVPADDFRVSFEIEYDEPLIGKQSASFEVRPWIFRKEIAPARTFALMRDVEGLRRQGLALGGSLENALVYNDGVLEGGQSVRFADECVRHKILDLLGDLALLGMPLQGHVHARLSGHAANVEFTRLLAKTERRMPRIYPPREPKHWDIASIMAIMPHRYPFLLVDRITELEPGKRVVGLKNVSINEPFFQGHFPGHPIMPGVLIIEAMAQVGGVLLLSSVEDPRGKLVYFSGIDAARFRQSVLPGDQLRFELELLKLRGTLCKMRGTAWVGETLVAEAELMSTIVDA; encoded by the coding sequence TTGCTCTGGCTCCAGCGCACCGTCGATTCGGAAGTGACGATCGAAGGGGTCGGCCTGCATTCGGGCGCCCCTGCGCGCATGACGTTCCAGCCGGCCCCCGTGAATACGGGCCTGGTCTTCGTCGTTCCCGGTCCGGGCGGCGACACCCGCATCCCGGCACTGGTCGAGCACGCGGTGGCGGCCGCCGACCTGGTGCGCGCCACGACGCTGCAGCACGAGGGCGTCACGGTGCACACGGTGGAGCACGTGCTGGCGGCGCTGTACGGCATGGGCGTGACCAACTGCGTGATCCGGCTGGAAGGCGGCGAGCCGCCCGTCATGGGTTGCGCGAGCAGCCTGCCGTACGTCGAGATGCTGGATCGGGCCGGCCTGCGCGACCAGGGCCTGCCTGCGACGTACCACAAGATCACGCGGCCGGCGTCGCTCACGCTGGGTGAAGCGTCGTTGAGCGTGGTGCCCGCCGACGACTTCCGGGTCAGCTTCGAGATCGAGTACGACGAACCGTTGATCGGGAAGCAATCGGCCTCGTTCGAAGTGAGGCCGTGGATCTTCCGCAAGGAGATCGCCCCGGCGCGTACCTTCGCCCTGATGCGCGACGTGGAGGGCCTGCGCCGCCAGGGGCTGGCTCTCGGTGGCAGCCTCGAGAACGCGCTGGTCTACAACGACGGCGTGCTCGAGGGCGGGCAGTCGGTGCGTTTCGCGGACGAGTGCGTCCGGCACAAGATCCTCGACCTGCTCGGTGACCTGGCGCTGCTGGGCATGCCGCTGCAGGGACACGTGCACGCACGGCTGTCCGGCCACGCGGCGAACGTCGAGTTCACGCGCCTGCTGGCGAAGACCGAACGGCGCATGCCGCGGATCTACCCGCCACGCGAACCGAAACACTGGGATATCGCCTCGATCATGGCGATCATGCCGCACCGCTACCCGTTCCTGCTGGTGGACCGCATCACCGAGCTCGAGCCGGGCAAGCGGGTGGTGGGCCTGAAGAACGTCTCCATCAACGAGCCCTTCTTCCAGGGCCACTTCCCGGGGCACCCGATCATGCCCGGGGTGTTGATCATCGAGGCCATGGCGCAGGTCGGGGGCGTGCTGCTCCTGAGCAGCGTCGAGGATCCGCGAGGGAAACTGGTTTATTTCAGCGGCATCGATGCGGCCCGCTTCCGGCAGTCGGTTTTGCCGGGAGATCAGTTGCGTTTCGAGTTGGAACTGCTCAAATTGCGCGGTACGCTCTGCAAGATGCGGGGGACTGCCTGGGTCGGCGAGACGCTTGTTGCCGAAGCGGAGCTCATGTCTACCATCGTAGATGCCTGA